From Streptomyces cyaneogriseus subsp. noncyanogenus, the proteins below share one genomic window:
- a CDS encoding phytoene/squalene synthase family protein encodes MTQRELDAAGITDPALRAAYARCRRLNARHGRTYFLATRLLPAGRRPAVHALYGFARFADDIVDDLGTTAGRAERAAALARLEERLRQALTGAAPATEPVVRAVADTAARYAIDPAHFTDFMASMRSDLTVTSYATYDDLRAYMHGSAAVIGLQMLPVLGTVTPRAEAAPHAAALGIAFQLTNFLRDVGEDLDRGRVYLPADLLAAHGVDRDLLRWSRRTGAHDPRITAALKAAENLTREVYREAAPGLAMLDPVARPCIHAAYVLYRNILDAIAEGGYAVLHRRAVVPARRRAAVAAGGLARVLAARLRAGHPPVPATTTAPADGPVPRPDETREAAG; translated from the coding sequence ATGACCCAGCGCGAACTCGACGCCGCCGGCATCACCGACCCCGCGCTGCGCGCCGCCTACGCCCGATGCCGCCGGCTCAACGCCCGCCACGGACGCACCTACTTCCTCGCCACCCGGCTGCTGCCCGCCGGACGCCGGCCCGCCGTGCACGCGCTGTACGGCTTCGCCCGCTTCGCCGACGACATCGTCGACGACCTCGGCACCACGGCCGGCCGCGCCGAACGCGCCGCGGCCCTGGCGCGGCTGGAGGAGCGGCTGCGGCAGGCACTGACGGGCGCCGCCCCCGCGACCGAGCCAGTGGTGCGGGCCGTGGCCGACACCGCCGCCCGCTACGCCATCGACCCGGCACACTTCACCGACTTCATGGCGTCGATGCGCAGCGACCTGACGGTCACCTCGTACGCGACCTACGACGACCTGCGCGCCTACATGCACGGCTCCGCCGCCGTGATCGGCCTGCAGATGCTGCCCGTGCTCGGCACCGTCACCCCGCGCGCCGAGGCGGCGCCGCACGCCGCGGCCCTGGGGATCGCGTTCCAGCTCACCAACTTCCTGCGGGACGTCGGCGAGGACCTGGACCGGGGCCGTGTCTACCTCCCGGCGGACCTGCTGGCCGCGCACGGCGTCGACCGGGACCTGCTGCGGTGGAGCCGCCGCACCGGCGCCCACGATCCGCGGATCACCGCCGCCCTGAAAGCCGCCGAGAACCTGACCCGGGAGGTCTACCGCGAGGCCGCGCCCGGCCTGGCGATGCTGGACCCGGTGGCGCGGCCGTGCATCCACGCCGCGTACGTCCTCTACCGGAACATCCTCGACGCCATCGCCGAGGGCGGGTACGCGGTGCTGCACCGGCGCGCGGTGGTGCCCGCCCGCCGCCGCGCCGCCGTCGCGGCGGGCGGGCTCGCCCGGGTCCTGGCCGCCCGGCTGCGGGCCGGGCACCCCCCGGTCCCCGCCACCACCACCGCCCCGGCGGACGGGCCGGTGCCCCGACCCGACGAGACGAGGGAGGCCGCCGGATGA
- the crtI gene encoding phytoene desaturase family protein, translating to MTRTMPGRTDHVVVVGAGLAGLSAALHLLGAGRRVTVVERDRLPGGRAGRRELGGYLLDTGPTVLTMPQVADEAFAAVGERLRDRVELLPLHPAYRACFADGSTLDVHTDATAMEAEVERFAGPREAAGYRRLRTWLTRLYAVQMRRFIDADFDSPLDLLTPDLARLAALGGFGRLDARIGRFLTDERLKRVFSFQALYAGVAPARALAAYAVIAYMDTVAGVYFPRGGMHALPRAMAAAAADAGADLRFGEEVTHLERSADRITAVVTAHDRIPCDAVVLTPDLPVAHRLLGRRPRRPLPLRHAPSAVVLHAGTTRTWPHLAHHTLSFGAAWQRTFDELTRSGTLMTDPSLLITRPTAADPGLAPEGRHLHYVLAPCPNTDIGPGPEAWHALAPRYRDRLLATLDRRGLSGIAAAIEEECLVTPADWTAHGHAAGTPFSVAHTFTQTGPFRPRNLVRGLRNAVLAGCGTTPGVGIPTVLISGKLAAARVTGPPARTPRPVEAARR from the coding sequence ATGACCCGGACCATGCCCGGCCGCACCGACCACGTTGTGGTCGTCGGGGCGGGGCTCGCCGGGCTGTCGGCCGCCTTGCACCTGCTGGGCGCCGGGCGGCGGGTGACGGTCGTGGAGCGGGACCGGCTGCCGGGCGGCCGGGCCGGGCGCCGTGAGCTCGGCGGATACCTCCTCGACACGGGCCCCACCGTGCTGACCATGCCCCAGGTGGCCGACGAGGCGTTCGCGGCCGTCGGCGAGCGGCTGCGGGACCGCGTCGAGCTGCTGCCGCTGCACCCCGCCTACCGGGCCTGCTTCGCCGACGGCAGCACCCTCGACGTGCACACCGACGCCACCGCCATGGAAGCGGAGGTCGAGCGGTTCGCCGGTCCTCGCGAGGCCGCCGGATACCGCCGGCTGCGCACCTGGCTGACCCGGCTGTACGCCGTGCAGATGCGCCGCTTCATCGACGCCGACTTCGACTCGCCGCTGGACCTGCTCACCCCCGACCTGGCCCGGCTCGCCGCGCTCGGCGGCTTCGGCCGGCTCGACGCGCGCATCGGGCGGTTCCTGACCGACGAGCGCCTGAAGCGGGTGTTCTCCTTCCAGGCCCTGTACGCCGGTGTGGCACCGGCCCGGGCGCTGGCCGCCTACGCCGTCATCGCGTACATGGACACCGTCGCGGGCGTGTACTTCCCGCGCGGCGGCATGCACGCCCTGCCGCGCGCCATGGCCGCCGCTGCCGCCGACGCGGGGGCCGACCTGCGCTTCGGCGAGGAGGTCACCCACCTGGAGCGGTCCGCGGACCGCATCACGGCCGTCGTCACCGCCCACGACCGCATCCCCTGCGACGCCGTCGTCCTCACCCCCGACCTGCCCGTGGCGCACCGGCTGCTGGGCCGCCGGCCGCGCCGCCCGCTCCCGCTGCGGCACGCGCCCTCGGCGGTCGTGCTGCACGCCGGCACCACCCGCACCTGGCCCCATCTCGCCCACCACACACTCTCCTTCGGCGCCGCCTGGCAGCGCACGTTCGACGAGCTGACCCGGAGCGGCACCCTGATGACCGACCCGTCCCTGCTCATCACCCGCCCCACGGCCGCGGACCCCGGCCTCGCCCCCGAAGGACGGCACCTGCACTACGTCCTGGCCCCCTGCCCCAACACCGACATCGGGCCCGGCCCGGAGGCGTGGCACGCCCTCGCCCCCCGCTACCGCGACCGCCTCCTCGCCACGCTCGACCGCCGGGGCCTGTCCGGTATCGCCGCCGCCATCGAGGAGGAGTGCCTGGTGACACCCGCCGACTGGACCGCGCACGGACACGCCGCGGGAACGCCCTTCTCGGTGGCCCACACCTTCACCCAGACCGGTCCCTTCCGCCCCCGCAACCTGGTACGCGGCCTGCGCAACGCGGTCCTCGCCGGCTGCGGCACCACACCGGGCGTCGGCATCCCCACCGTGCTGATCTCCGGCAAGCTCGCCGCCGCCCGCGTCACCGGGCCGCCGGCCCGCACGCCCCGCCCCGTGGAGGCCGCACGCCGATGA
- a CDS encoding lycopene cyclase family protein: MLETGAGRRADAVLEADIVIVGAGAAGLSLAHRLPTAAPAHGAAPSVVLVEPPAGPLRAPRRTWCFWETGAGRFDPAVTASWEWLRVRDRHGAAVRRHIAPVRYKMIRSDDFEALVTGDLGTAPGVRRVEAAVDTVAALPDGTAEVRGTDAAGVPVRLRGRWVFDSRPPPSPPAARTRLLQHFRGWFVRTSRPVFDPDVVDLMDFRTPQPARGLSFGYVLPTGRRTALVEYTEFGPAPLPADAYDAALEHYTRRVLGIGDARVLSTEQGVIPMTDAVFPRRIARSVFPIGAAGGATRAATGYTFSAVQRQSDAVARAVRAGRAPVPPPPHPARARMMDAVLLRALDTGRIDGPDFFFRLFARVPVRLLLRFLDGDTRLYEDLAVGVRTPVLPMLRTAAEVPWLPRRVRPPAP, encoded by the coding sequence GTGCTGGAGACGGGCGCCGGGCGGCGGGCGGATGCCGTCCTGGAGGCCGACATCGTCATCGTCGGGGCCGGGGCGGCGGGCCTGTCGCTGGCGCACCGGCTGCCGACCGCCGCGCCGGCGCACGGTGCGGCGCCCTCGGTCGTCCTGGTCGAGCCGCCCGCCGGTCCGCTGCGGGCGCCGCGCCGCACCTGGTGTTTCTGGGAGACGGGGGCGGGCCGCTTCGACCCGGCGGTGACGGCGTCGTGGGAGTGGCTGCGGGTCCGGGACCGGCACGGAGCCGCCGTCCGGCGGCACATCGCGCCGGTGCGCTACAAGATGATCCGCTCGGACGACTTCGAGGCCCTGGTCACCGGCGACCTGGGCACGGCGCCCGGGGTGCGCCGTGTGGAGGCCGCCGTCGACACGGTGGCCGCCTTGCCCGACGGGACGGCCGAGGTCCGGGGCACGGACGCGGCGGGCGTCCCGGTCCGGCTGCGCGGCCGGTGGGTCTTCGACTCCCGCCCGCCGCCCAGCCCGCCCGCCGCCCGCACCCGTCTGCTCCAGCACTTCCGGGGCTGGTTCGTGCGCACCTCCCGGCCGGTGTTCGACCCGGACGTGGTCGACCTGATGGACTTCCGCACCCCGCAGCCCGCCCGCGGGCTGTCCTTCGGGTACGTCCTGCCCACCGGCCGCCGTACCGCCCTGGTCGAGTACACCGAGTTCGGTCCCGCCCCGCTCCCGGCCGATGCCTACGACGCCGCCCTGGAGCACTACACACGGCGCGTCCTCGGGATCGGCGACGCGCGGGTGCTGTCGACGGAGCAAGGGGTGATCCCGATGACCGACGCCGTCTTCCCCCGGCGGATCGCCCGCTCCGTCTTCCCGATCGGTGCCGCGGGCGGGGCGACGCGCGCCGCCACCGGTTACACCTTCTCCGCCGTGCAGCGGCAGTCGGACGCCGTCGCGCGGGCGGTCCGCGCGGGCCGGGCGCCCGTACCGCCGCCACCGCATCCGGCGCGTGCCCGGATGATGGACGCCGTGCTGCTGCGCGCGCTGGACACGGGCCGGATCGACGGCCCCGACTTCTTCTTCCGGCTCTTCGCACGCGTACCCGTACGGCTTCTGCTGCGCTTCCTCGACGGTGACACCCGGCTGTACGAGGATCTCGCGGTCGGCGTACGCACCCCCGTCCTGCCGATGCTGCGGACGGCGGCCGAGGTGCCCTGGCTGCCCCGCCGCGTCCGGCCTCCCGCCCCATGA
- a CDS encoding methyltransferase domain-containing protein, with protein sequence MTLLRDAALADAFDRGAGAYDRLVALNPGYHGQLRRSARRLGLPDGGSGCRVLDLGCGTGASTAALATTLPGADIVGVDASAGMLRRARAKPWPDRVRFVHAPAEELSRAGVSGPFDAVFAAYLFRNLADPDPVLRTVRGLLAPGGRLAVHEYALSGRRADRLVWSAVCRGVIRPLGTAAGDRALYRHLGRSVAAFDTAPAFAARLGRAGFDRVRVLPLPGWQTGITHTFLARRPPERPGGAR encoded by the coding sequence ATGACCTTGCTGCGTGACGCGGCGCTGGCCGACGCGTTCGACCGCGGCGCCGGCGCCTACGACCGTCTGGTCGCGCTCAATCCGGGCTACCACGGCCAGTTGCGCCGCTCCGCCCGCCGGCTGGGGCTGCCGGACGGCGGCAGCGGGTGCCGGGTGCTGGACCTGGGCTGCGGCACCGGCGCGTCCACGGCGGCGCTGGCCACGACGCTCCCCGGCGCGGACATCGTCGGGGTCGACGCCTCGGCGGGCATGCTGCGCCGGGCGCGGGCCAAGCCGTGGCCGGACCGGGTGCGCTTCGTGCACGCCCCGGCGGAGGAACTGAGCCGCGCGGGGGTGTCGGGCCCGTTCGACGCCGTCTTCGCCGCCTATCTCTTCCGCAACCTCGCCGACCCGGACCCGGTCCTGCGGACGGTACGCGGGCTGCTGGCGCCGGGCGGCCGCCTCGCGGTGCACGAGTACGCGCTCAGCGGCCGGCGGGCCGACCGCCTGGTGTGGTCCGCGGTCTGCCGGGGTGTCATCCGGCCGCTCGGCACGGCCGCCGGCGACCGGGCTCTCTACCGTCATCTGGGGCGCAGTGTCGCCGCCTTCGACACGGCGCCGGCCTTCGCCGCCCGGCTGGGCCGGGCCGGGTTCGACCGCGTCCGCGTCCTGCCGCTGCCCGGCTGGCAGACGGGCATCACCCACACGTTCCTGGCCCGCCGCCCGCCCGAGCGCCCGGGCGGTGCCCGGTGA
- a CDS encoding FAD-dependent oxidoreductase, producing MSGRGGARPPGRDRRARLLPPRPGRERIAGGPPSVAVVGGGIAGLAAATVLAERGVRVVLHEREAQLGGRVAGRPVTLADGTRATMSRGFHAFFRQYYNLRSLLRRADPALEMLTGLPDYPLRHSSGLCDGFRRVPRTPPWNALGFVALSPAFGPRDLLSLRPSAALPLLDVRTRRVHDRLDHVSAHDFLDSLRFPAAARHLAFEVFSRSFFADPRELSAAEMALMFHIYFLGSSEGLLFDVPREPYPQALWDPLARHLAGRGVTVRTAAPVEAVRPRSDGGHDVVDASGARRYDAVVLALDVDGLRALVDRSPGLGDAGWRARVARLRTAPPFLVSRLWLDRPVAPGRPGFLGTSGYGPLDNVSVVSHWEGEAARWAARSGGSVVELHGYALSPATARDAAAGELTEQLHRVYPETCDARVVDVRHEYRADCPLFPVGGYRDRPTVRTPDPAVVVAGDLVRTDLPVALMERAATSGFLAANVLLERWGVRGEALWTVPDRGRSALLRALARQGAAVDGSTTAGKGRRRSRA from the coding sequence GTGAGCGGGCGCGGCGGCGCCCGGCCTCCGGGCAGGGACCGGCGCGCGCGGCTCCTCCCGCCCCGGCCGGGACGGGAGCGGATCGCCGGCGGGCCGCCGTCCGTGGCGGTGGTCGGCGGCGGCATCGCCGGGCTGGCGGCGGCCACCGTGCTCGCCGAGCGGGGCGTACGCGTGGTACTGCACGAGCGCGAGGCGCAGCTCGGCGGACGGGTTGCCGGCCGGCCGGTCACTCTCGCCGACGGCACGCGGGCGACGATGAGCCGCGGTTTCCACGCCTTCTTCCGCCAGTACTACAACCTGCGGAGTCTGCTGCGCCGGGCCGATCCCGCGCTGGAGATGCTGACAGGGCTGCCCGACTACCCGCTCCGGCACAGCAGCGGCCTGTGCGACGGCTTCCGCCGCGTTCCGCGCACTCCCCCGTGGAACGCCCTCGGTTTCGTCGCGCTGAGCCCCGCCTTCGGGCCTCGGGACCTGCTGTCCCTGCGCCCCTCGGCGGCGCTGCCCCTGCTCGACGTCCGCACCCGCCGCGTCCACGACCGGCTCGACCACGTCAGCGCGCACGACTTCCTCGACTCCCTGCGCTTCCCCGCCGCCGCACGGCACCTGGCGTTCGAGGTGTTCTCCCGCAGTTTCTTCGCCGACCCCCGTGAGCTGTCCGCCGCGGAGATGGCGCTGATGTTCCACATCTACTTCCTCGGCTCCAGCGAAGGGCTGCTGTTCGACGTTCCGCGCGAGCCGTATCCGCAGGCGCTGTGGGATCCGCTCGCGCGCCATCTGGCCGGGCGCGGGGTGACGGTGCGGACCGCCGCCCCCGTGGAGGCCGTCCGTCCGCGCTCCGACGGCGGCCACGACGTGGTCGACGCCTCCGGTGCGCGCCGCTACGACGCCGTCGTCCTCGCCCTGGACGTCGACGGCCTGAGGGCGCTGGTGGACCGCTCGCCGGGGCTCGGCGACGCCGGGTGGCGGGCCCGGGTGGCGCGGCTGCGCACCGCTCCCCCGTTCCTGGTGTCCCGGCTGTGGCTGGACCGGCCGGTCGCCCCCGGCCGCCCGGGTTTCCTCGGCACCAGCGGCTACGGCCCGCTGGACAACGTCAGCGTGGTCTCCCACTGGGAGGGCGAGGCGGCGCGCTGGGCCGCGCGCTCGGGCGGGTCGGTCGTCGAACTGCACGGCTACGCGCTGTCCCCCGCCACCGCCCGGGACGCGGCGGCCGGGGAGCTCACCGAGCAGTTGCACCGCGTGTATCCGGAGACCTGTGACGCCCGCGTCGTCGACGTCCGCCACGAGTACCGGGCGGACTGCCCGCTGTTCCCGGTGGGCGGCTACCGGGACCGGCCCACCGTCCGGACGCCGGACCCGGCCGTCGTCGTCGCCGGTGATCTGGTGCGCACCGATCTGCCGGTGGCGTTGATGGAGCGGGCCGCCACCTCCGGGTTCCTGGCCGCCAACGTGCTGCTGGAGCGGTGGGGCGTGCGGGGTGAGGCGCTGTGGACGGTCCCCGACCGCGGCCGCTCGGCGCTGCTGCGCGCCCTCGCCCGCCAGGGGGCGGCCGTGGACGGGAGCACGACGGCGGGGAAGGGGAGGAGAAGATCGCGTGCCTGA
- a CDS encoding SDR family oxidoreductase encodes MSGRPAADSPLRNRTVVVTGAARGIGAALALELARRGARLALLGHEKPLLDAVAATVPSAALTWEVDVTDAEALAGAAEEVRRRLGPPSAVVANAGIATGGPFATSDPALWRRVIDVNLTGSAQTARAFLPDLTDTAGYYLQVASSASLGAAPLMSAYCAAKAGTEAFAQALRAEVAHLGIGVGLAYVHWTDTEMIRDADRYTGLRTLRVSMPPPARNVLPVDAVAARLAHAVERRRRTVYVPAWLRMAQAVRPAMPPVVLRRTRRVLPRLEDARALTATGPLGAGGRADRAASEETTGQRAGGGTDRETGTTPDTGEGTDKGTDG; translated from the coding sequence GTGAGCGGGCGGCCGGCGGCGGACAGCCCGCTGCGGAACCGGACCGTCGTCGTCACCGGAGCCGCGCGCGGCATCGGGGCGGCGCTGGCGCTGGAGCTGGCCCGCCGCGGCGCCCGGCTCGCCCTGCTCGGCCACGAGAAGCCCCTCCTGGACGCCGTGGCGGCCACCGTGCCGTCCGCCGCGCTGACGTGGGAGGTGGACGTCACCGACGCCGAGGCGCTGGCCGGCGCGGCGGAGGAGGTGCGCCGGCGGCTGGGCCCCCCGTCCGCCGTGGTGGCGAACGCGGGCATCGCGACCGGCGGCCCGTTCGCGACCTCGGACCCGGCCCTGTGGCGCCGCGTGATCGACGTCAACCTCACGGGCAGCGCCCAGACCGCGCGGGCGTTCCTGCCGGACCTGACCGACACGGCGGGCTACTACCTCCAGGTCGCCTCGTCCGCGTCGCTGGGCGCCGCCCCGCTGATGAGCGCCTACTGCGCCGCCAAGGCGGGGACCGAAGCCTTCGCCCAGGCACTGCGGGCCGAGGTGGCGCACCTCGGGATCGGTGTGGGCCTCGCCTATGTGCACTGGACGGACACCGAGATGATCCGCGACGCCGACCGGTACACCGGCCTGCGCACCCTGCGCGTCAGCATGCCGCCGCCCGCCCGGAACGTCCTGCCCGTGGACGCGGTCGCCGCCCGGCTGGCCCACGCCGTCGAACGCCGCCGCAGGACCGTCTACGTACCCGCCTGGCTGCGCATGGCACAGGCGGTGCGCCCGGCCATGCCTCCCGTGGTGCTGCGCCGCACCCGCCGTGTCCTGCCCCGGCTGGAGGACGCGCGGGCACTGACCGCGACCGGCCCGCTCGGGGCGGGCGGACGGGCCGACCGGGCGGCCTCGGAGGAGACGACGGGGCAGCGGGCGGGGGGAGGGACGGACCGGGAGACGGGGACGACGCCGGACACCGGCGAGGGGACCGACAAGGGGACGGACGGGTAG
- a CDS encoding phytoene desaturase family protein, with protein sequence MPDAVVIGAGPNGLVAANLLADAGWSVEVLEEQPEPGGAVRHDSGVDADFVSDVFSSFYPLAAASPVLAGLGLTEHGLRWSHAPHVLAHPLSDGTCAVLDRRVETTAASLEIFAPGDGAAWRRLYEVWESLRPDILDALFTPFPPIRATARLAARLRSAGGLRLARSLVLPVRRLGEEEFRGAGGRLLLAGNALHADLAPEAAGSGGFGWLMSMLGQTYGFPVPVGGSGALTDALVRRLRARGGTLRCGQRVSRVVVRDRRAVAVRTADGETVPARHAVLADVSVPDLYGGLVEPEHLPAQVLDDIERFQWDFATFKVDWALDGPVPWKAEEAARAGTVHLADGVDELTRFAAQIAMRQVPDRPFTLFGQMTTADPCRSPQGTESAWAYTHVPHDIRADAGEEGITGSWDAREQEIMADRVERQVERFAPGFRQLVRARRILAPPTLQSLDANLRGGAINGGTTALHQQLFFRPVPGAGRPETAVAGLFLASAGAHPGGGVHGAPGANAARAALRRHFPPGRTRLQRMLAGRDRTGTRR encoded by the coding sequence ATGCCTGACGCCGTCGTGATCGGCGCCGGGCCCAACGGGCTGGTGGCCGCGAACCTGCTGGCGGACGCCGGGTGGAGCGTCGAAGTCCTGGAGGAACAGCCCGAGCCCGGCGGAGCCGTGCGGCACGACAGCGGCGTCGACGCGGACTTCGTCAGCGACGTGTTCAGCTCCTTCTACCCGCTGGCCGCCGCCTCCCCGGTGCTGGCCGGCCTCGGCCTGACGGAACACGGCCTGCGGTGGAGCCACGCCCCCCACGTCCTCGCCCACCCCCTGAGCGACGGCACGTGCGCGGTCCTCGACCGCCGTGTCGAGACCACCGCCGCCTCCCTGGAGATCTTCGCCCCCGGGGACGGAGCGGCCTGGCGGCGCCTGTACGAGGTGTGGGAGAGCCTCCGCCCCGACATCCTCGACGCCCTGTTCACGCCCTTCCCGCCCATCCGGGCCACCGCCCGGCTCGCCGCCCGGCTGCGCAGCGCGGGCGGGCTGCGGCTGGCACGCTCCCTGGTGCTGCCCGTGCGACGCCTGGGCGAGGAGGAGTTCCGGGGCGCGGGCGGCAGACTGCTGCTGGCCGGCAACGCCCTCCACGCCGACCTGGCCCCGGAGGCCGCGGGCAGCGGCGGCTTCGGCTGGCTGATGTCCATGCTCGGACAGACGTACGGCTTCCCCGTACCGGTCGGCGGCTCCGGCGCCCTCACCGACGCCCTGGTGCGCCGCCTGCGCGCCCGGGGCGGCACCCTGCGCTGCGGACAGCGCGTCAGCCGTGTCGTCGTCCGCGACCGGCGCGCCGTGGCGGTGCGCACCGCCGACGGCGAGACCGTTCCCGCGCGCCACGCCGTGCTCGCGGACGTGTCCGTACCCGACCTGTACGGCGGTCTCGTCGAGCCGGAGCACCTGCCCGCGCAGGTGCTGGACGACATCGAGCGCTTCCAGTGGGACTTCGCCACCTTCAAGGTGGACTGGGCGCTGGACGGCCCGGTCCCGTGGAAGGCCGAGGAAGCGGCCCGGGCCGGCACCGTGCACCTGGCCGACGGCGTGGACGAGCTGACCCGGTTCGCCGCCCAGATCGCGATGCGGCAGGTGCCCGACCGGCCCTTCACCCTGTTCGGGCAGATGACGACCGCCGACCCGTGCCGCTCGCCCCAGGGCACCGAGTCGGCGTGGGCCTACACCCACGTCCCCCACGACATCCGGGCCGACGCCGGGGAGGAGGGCATCACCGGAAGCTGGGACGCCAGGGAGCAGGAGATCATGGCCGACCGCGTCGAACGGCAGGTCGAGCGGTTCGCCCCGGGTTTCCGGCAACTCGTGCGCGCCCGCCGCATCCTGGCCCCGCCCACCCTCCAGTCGCTCGACGCCAACCTGCGCGGCGGCGCCATCAACGGCGGCACCACCGCCCTCCACCAGCAGCTCTTCTTCCGCCCCGTGCCCGGCGCCGGACGGCCGGAGACAGCGGTGGCGGGCCTGTTCCTCGCCTCCGCGGGCGCCCACCCGGGAGGCGGCGTGCACGGCGCCCCCGGCGCCAACGCCGCGCGGGCCGCGCTGCGCCGGCACTTCCCCCCGGGCCGTACCCGGCTCCAGCGGATGCTCGCCGGCCGCGACCGCACCGGAACGAGACGGTGA
- a CDS encoding SRPBCC family protein, translating into MAVRHHLIKASPEAVWSVIADGSRYGQWVVGTSESHPKRGHWPDLGATIEYEVRLGPVRMTNETVVRRCVEGAVLELEAHAGLLGTARIAIELRSWGEHCLVIVDEHPLRGAGGLVHNAGLEALIQLRHRAMLSRLARLCEARAAGDPHPGTAAGEGTVAAGPEAGHA; encoded by the coding sequence GTGGCAGTCCGTCACCATTTGATCAAGGCGAGTCCGGAGGCGGTCTGGTCCGTCATCGCGGACGGCAGCCGGTACGGGCAATGGGTGGTGGGAACGTCGGAGTCCCACCCGAAGCGGGGGCACTGGCCCGACCTCGGCGCCACGATCGAGTACGAGGTGCGCCTCGGCCCCGTGCGGATGACCAACGAGACGGTCGTCAGACGGTGCGTCGAGGGCGCCGTCCTGGAGCTGGAGGCCCACGCCGGGCTGCTCGGCACCGCCCGGATCGCCATCGAGCTGCGGTCCTGGGGCGAGCACTGCCTGGTGATCGTCGACGAGCATCCGCTGCGCGGCGCGGGCGGGCTGGTCCACAACGCCGGCCTGGAGGCGCTGATCCAGCTACGGCACCGCGCCATGCTCTCCCGGCTGGCCCGGCTCTGCGAGGCCCGGGCGGCCGGCGACCCGCACCCGGGGACCGCGGCGGGCGAGGGGACGGTGGCGGCGGGCCCGGAGGCCGGCCATGCCTGA
- a CDS encoding DUF3040 domain-containing protein — translation MRPYDDERLLALAAQLERDDPRFARRFRRGRPTRPREYRRTGAWWALAAALASVAAGVALPHGLLLAAGLVLAGIGLERFDPYR, via the coding sequence ATGCGCCCGTACGACGACGAACGGCTGCTCGCTCTGGCCGCGCAGCTCGAGCGTGACGATCCCCGGTTCGCCCGCCGGTTCCGGCGCGGTCGCCCCACCCGGCCCCGCGAGTACCGGCGCACCGGCGCCTGGTGGGCGCTGGCGGCCGCCCTCGCCTCGGTCGCCGCGGGAGTGGCCCTGCCCCACGGGCTGCTGCTCGCCGCCGGTCTGGTCCTGGCCGGCATCGGCCTGGAGCGGTTCGACCCGTACCGCTGA